In the genome of Ancylothrix sp. D3o, one region contains:
- a CDS encoding HNH endonuclease, with translation MLPASQKPLALLQKPGLLNLSQGRKDEWVNLQLLHRHCHFFGKDCW, from the coding sequence ATCCTACCGGCCTCCCAAAAACCCCTGGCCCTTCTCCAGAAGCCGGGCCTATTAAATCTTTCTCAAGGACGAAAAGACGAGTGGGTTAATCTTCAGCTATTGCATCGACATTGCCACTTCTTCGGAAAAGACTGCTGGTGA
- a CDS encoding MarR family winged helix-turn-helix transcriptional regulator, producing MDNNSNINERRHVGRQLSFALYSASNRVIRLHRPFLEPLGLTYPQFLVMLALYEGTPRTVGKVGQELGMDNGTLTPLLKRLESAGLVTRTRDQQDERRVLIDLTEAGEALREAACSIPEKIETACRLSDEDLAEIRDTLNGLAIPRQTTP from the coding sequence ATGGATAACAACTCGAACATCAACGAACGGCGACATGTGGGGAGGCAGCTTTCGTTTGCCCTCTATAGTGCGTCGAACCGCGTCATTCGGCTCCATCGGCCCTTTCTTGAGCCTTTGGGCCTGACCTATCCTCAGTTTCTGGTCATGCTCGCTCTCTACGAGGGCACCCCGCGCACTGTTGGGAAAGTAGGGCAAGAACTCGGTATGGATAACGGAACCTTAACGCCCCTTTTAAAACGCCTTGAGAGCGCGGGGTTGGTGACGCGCACCCGTGACCAGCAGGACGAACGCCGCGTTCTTATCGATCTGACAGAAGCGGGCGAGGCACTCCGTGAGGCAGCGTGCTCGATCCCTGAAAAGATCGAGACGGCCTGCCGCCTCTCCGATGAAGACCTTGCCGAGATTCGCGACACCTTGAACGGGCTGGCAATACCCCGTCAAACAACTCCGTAA